The Salmo trutta chromosome 6, fSalTru1.1, whole genome shotgun sequence genome has a window encoding:
- the LOC115196216 gene encoding solute carrier family 35 member G2 has translation MESTHLLDGSKKRVKIHPHTVTAKYAPHTPHTHTHFPQPGDEGYDDAPSFEDFGSFLEETSDTKQLTGTRKWTGKAGALFGGKDKNKDTPPRPPMGGGEGGVEGGGKGAGGGVGEQLASFSEASVSASRLTWASVVLAGLAHGCVCVLTRLAASHFNLPPLTLLLVRSVLQLLYGTVPMKRAETAFGSKGYRRKLLLYGLTHSFSLCCAYSSLSFVSLGDDEAMLTTWRLATTVLSATLALLLLDERLGLVDLVTVATGVLGLGLVLVPNPTGLDQNNNGTGSGMPNGGTPAQQSAQFWREAFGWSLTVLAGLWMSLALVMYRSLKERVSVGTALFTVSWTGCLSTAVSMLLLQQGPVWPASLQAWCVVLGVAVCSAGGFVGVTHGLTRLHPALVSATQGLEVPVAMMLEIAVVPLVPSVCEVIGGVVVVASVGWLVTVKLLPSRGSGRKQREEYEEILDSPIK, from the coding sequence ATGGAATCCACTCACCTCCTGGACGGCTCCAAGAAACGGGTGAAGATCCACCCTCACACCGTCACCGCCAAGTAcgccccacacacaccccacacacacacacacttcccccagCCCGGAGATGAGGGGTACGATGACGCTCCCTCCTTCGAGGACTTCGGCTCCTTCCTGGAGGAGACCTCGGACACGAAACAGCTGACAGGAACCAGGAAGTGGACAGGAAAGGCCGGCGCTCTGTTCGGAGGGAAGGACAAAAACAAAGACACACCCCCTCGACCTCCCATGGGGGGAGGcgaggggggggtggagggaggagggaagggtgcAGGAGGGGGAGTAGGGGAGCAGCTGGCGAGTTTCAGCGAGGCGTCTGTCTCTGCGTCTCGGCTCACGTGGGCCAGTGTGGTCTTGGCGGGTCTGGCCcacggatgtgtgtgtgttctgacgcGCCTGGCCGCCTCACACTTTAACCTCCCACCCTTAACTCTCCTCTTGGTGCGATCCGTCCTCCAGCTGCTCTATGGGACTGTACCAATGAAACGGGCGGAGACGGCCTTTGGCTCAAAGGGCTATCGGCGGAAGCTGCTCCTGTACGGTCTGACTCACTCCTTCTCCCTCTGCTGCGCTTACTCGTCCTTATCCTTTGTCTCCCTCGGCGACGACGAGGCCATGTTGACAACCTGGCGCCTGGCGACCACCGTGCTGTCGGCCACTCTGGCGTTGTTGCTCCTGGACGAGCGGCTGGGATTGGTGGACCTGGTCACCGTAGCGACAGGCGTGTTAGGACTGGGTCTGGTGCTAGTTCCTAACCCAACAGGGCTGGATCAGAACAACAACGGGACCGGGTCAGGGATGCCCAATGGGGGGACACCGGCACAACAGTCAGCCCAGTTCTGGCGGGAAGCGTTTGGTTGGTCCCTGACTGTTCTCGCAGGACTATGGATGTCTCTGGCTCTAGTAATGTACCGCTCTCTGAAGGAACGGGTCAGTGTCGGCACCGCTCTGTTCACTGTCAGTTGGACCGGCTGTCTGAGCACCGCAGTCTCCATGCTTCTCCTCCAACAGGGGCCCGTGTGGCCGGCCAGTCTCCAGGCTTGGTGCGTCGTCCTGGGGGTAGCTGTGTGCTCTGCTGGGGGGTTCGTGGGGGTGACCCATGGCCTCACCCGACTTCACCCAGCTTTGGTGTCGGCTACTCAGGGTCTGGAAGTACCGGTCGCTATGATGCTGGAGATCGCTGTTGTGCCATTGGTTCCCTCAGTGTGTGAGGTCATagggggtgtggtggtggtggcgagCGTGGGTTGGCTTGTTACAGTGAAGCTCCTCCCCTCTCGAGGAAGtgggaggaaacagagagaagagTATGAAGAGATCCTGGACTCACCAATTAAAtag